A window of Mycolicibacterium fluoranthenivorans contains these coding sequences:
- a CDS encoding class I SAM-dependent methyltransferase: MLTVDYDRLGVGPGTSVIDVGCGAGRHSFEAYRRGADVIAFDQSVEDLNDVDAILTAMKEQGEAPAGARAEAVKGDALDLPYGDGTFDVVIASEILEHVPADDAAIAELVRVLKPGGKLAVTVPRWLPEKVCWLLSDEYHANEGGHIRIYRADELRDKITSRGLTFVHAHHAHALHAPFWWLKCAVGVDKPKHPVVTAYHKLLVWDMMSRPWLTRTAEDVLNPLIGKSVALYFAKPAA, encoded by the coding sequence GTGCTGACCGTCGACTATGACCGCCTGGGTGTCGGACCCGGCACCTCGGTGATCGACGTGGGCTGCGGTGCCGGCCGGCACTCGTTCGAGGCTTACCGGCGCGGTGCCGACGTCATCGCCTTCGACCAGAGCGTCGAGGACCTCAACGATGTCGACGCCATCCTGACCGCGATGAAGGAACAGGGCGAGGCTCCGGCCGGGGCACGCGCGGAAGCGGTCAAGGGCGACGCCCTGGATCTGCCCTACGGCGACGGCACCTTCGATGTCGTCATCGCTTCGGAGATCCTGGAGCACGTGCCCGCCGATGACGCGGCGATCGCCGAGCTGGTGCGGGTGCTCAAGCCCGGCGGCAAGCTCGCGGTCACGGTACCGCGCTGGCTGCCGGAGAAGGTGTGCTGGCTGCTGTCGGACGAGTACCACGCCAACGAGGGCGGACACATCCGCATCTATCGCGCCGACGAGCTGCGGGACAAGATCACCTCCCGCGGGTTGACGTTCGTCCACGCCCATCACGCACACGCGCTGCACGCTCCGTTTTGGTGGCTGAAATGCGCCGTCGGCGTGGATAAACCGAAACACCCCGTGGTCACCGCTTATCACAAGCTGCTGGTGTGGGACATGATGAGCCGGCCGTGGCTGACGCGCACCGCCGAGGACGTGCTGAACCCGCTGATCGGCAAGAGTGTGGCGCTCTACTTCGCCAAGCCGGCCGCGTAG